The DNA sequence TTGGGGTGGAGGTTGCGACCTTGATCGACGAATTCGAGATTGCGGGTTATAAGGTGGCTGCTTTCCACGCCAACGACCTCCCGAGCGGCGTCTACTTTTATCGCCTCCAGGCGGGCAATTTCACGGACGTGAAAAAGATGATGCTGATGCGTTGAGCTAGTAGAACATCTCAAACAAGAGAGCCAGCCCGGAGTTAGGGGCTGGCTCTCCGTTTTTGTTCCCGCCTTTCTCACGAGTGATATGCCCGCATTTCTGCCTTCTCAGGGGTGATAGCTTTCCCGTCAGTCTGTACGAATTAGGCCGTTTCTTCAGTGTAAAGCGGCCCTCGATCTGGCATAATAATTGACTTTGACCTGAATGGATATCACTTGGCAGAACGGAAAATGGGATTATGAGCTGGGCGTACAGGTACAGACAAATGGTTGTGACGCCGGCGGAAGCTGTCCGGTGCATCAAATCCGGGCAGCGGGTCTACGTGCATCCCGGCTGCGCGATGCCCGAGGTCCTCGTCGAAGCGATGTGCCGACGTTCCCCGGAACTGGAAGATGTCGAAGTGATCCACCTCCTGACCGTCGGCAAGTCGGGTTATTCCGCGCCCGAAATGGAAGGGCATTTTCGCCACAACGCGCTCTTCATCGGAAGAAACGTGCGCGAGGCGGTGAACGACGGACGGGCCGATTTTACGCCTGTGTTCCTCTCCGAGATCCCTTCGCTTTTTTATCGCGGTATTCTTCCGATCGACGTCGCCCTCATCCACGTATCGCCCCCCGACGAGCATGGGTTCTGCAGTTTCGGCGTGGGCGTCGAGTGCACGAAGCCGGCCACGGAAGTCGCGAAGGTTATTATCGCTCAGGTCAACCCCAACATGCCCCGCACGCTCGGCGATTGCTTCATTCACGTCGACAAGATCGCCCATTTCGTGGAGGCGAATGTTCCCCTGAAAGAATTGCCCCAAGTCGACAAAGACTCCACCCCCGAAGAGCGGGATATCTTCCGCCGGATCGGGAAGAACATCGCCGATCTGATCGAAGACGGCTCGACCCTGCAGCTCGGGATCGGCAGCATACCGGACGCGGTGCTCTCGTTTCTGTCGAGCAAGAAAAACCTCGGACTGCATACGGAAATGTTCTCGGACGGCGTCGTGAGGCTCGTCGAGGGAGGGATCATCACGAACGAAAAGAAAACGCACCATCCCGGAAAGATCATCGTCTCATTCGTCCTGGGGACCCGCTATCTGTTCGATTTCGTGGACAACAACCCGATCATCGAATTCCATCCGTCGCACTATGTCAACGACCCGTTTATTATTTCACGGAACGACAAGATGGTCGCCATCAATTCGGCGATCGAAGTCGACCTGAC is a window from the Bacteroidota bacterium genome containing:
- a CDS encoding acetyl-CoA hydrolase/transferase C-terminal domain-containing protein; translated protein: MSWAYRYRQMVVTPAEAVRCIKSGQRVYVHPGCAMPEVLVEAMCRRSPELEDVEVIHLLTVGKSGYSAPEMEGHFRHNALFIGRNVREAVNDGRADFTPVFLSEIPSLFYRGILPIDVALIHVSPPDEHGFCSFGVGVECTKPATEVAKVIIAQVNPNMPRTLGDCFIHVDKIAHFVEANVPLKELPQVDKDSTPEERDIFRRIGKNIADLIEDGSTLQLGIGSIPDAVLSFLSSKKNLGLHTEMFSDGVVRLVEGGIITNEKKTHHPGKIIVSFVLGTRYLFDFVDNNPIIEFHPSHYVNDPFIISRNDKMVAINSAIEVDLTGQVCADSIGSRFYSGFGGQLDFIRGASRSKGGKPIIALPSTALDGTQSRIVAQLADSAGVTTSRGDVHFVVTEYGVADLYGKTIRQRAQALIGIAHPDFRAELERQAFERKYYGVPRPEIALDRIIDLSDAITPEQETATK